TCACTTTCCATAAAAATCTTGCACTATTACTGCTCTTCTGACAGACATGCTAGTGACATCATTATACTATATATGGGTTCTCAATTTAATTTATTCGATGTCTGTTTGAAATTACAACAAAATGAATATCTTATTGCATTTGTAATTCTTATTGCTGATTTCCTTATCTTATTGTGCTTGTTTTATTTATAGCCTATAGCTTTGGATCCAATCTGTATAATTTTCCTGCTTTCTGATGTCAAATTTATACTTTTTTTCCTGCAGTTATGTGTGCCAGGATGTGTGAGACTCAGTGTTAACAGTATCTTGTTTAACCTGAGGGTTCTCAAGTCAGCAGGAACACTGAGAATAAAACACTTGAGAATTGGCGGGCTTTCTGGTGTAACAGAAAAGCAGTTTGAAGAGTTGAAGTCCATACTTGGAGCAGATAAACACATGCAACTGAAAGCAAACAAACCACGGTTTTATCATCTAGGACGGTTTTATCTCTCTTCTGATGATGATTGTGCCATTGACATTGAGACATGCCCCAAGTGTCAGAAATTGAGACTGGTTTATGATTGTCCAGCAGAGAGTTGCCAAGGGAAAGATCAAGCTAATCAATCATGTAGGGCCTGCACTATGTGCATAGCACGTTGTATCAATTGTGGATCCTGCATTAAGGATTGCGATTATGAGGAGACCTTCTGTCTAGACTTTATTTGTCTGGTTTGTTTGAAGAAGCTGCTAAGTTGTCAGGAGACAACACCAGAAGCGAAGGGCACTTCCTCTTCTGGGGAGACAGTTGTTCCTAGAGAGATGACATACAAGTTCTGCTTTTATGGTGAATAAAAAGTAAATCCTATAAGCCCATGGCTATGGTCTATTGACATGCTTTCGCAATGTCAAATAGTTGCTTCAAATGTAGGGTTGTGGCAGGCTTTGAAATCCATGGTTACCATGTGTAGTATTCCTCTACTTGTTGGACTAGCTCTTCCTGCGGCTTGATTCATGGTTCAAGTTTGATGTTGCATATGGTGAGCTTTGGCTTGAATTTCTGTGGGCAGCTTACATTGCTTTTATGCTAACATTGATCATGAAGAAAAGATGGAAGAAAGGGGAAGACAAGCTACATTTCTATCAGGGGAAAAAAGGAAGACTGAAAAGAAGTTGGAAAAAATGGTCATGAAGAAAAGGcgaaaaaaaaaaggtgaataTTTATCAAATTACCAGTTGACGTCTACctgaataaattatatatttgagATTTGCTACATTGGCTCTCATCCTGGGAAGGACAATGAAATAGTCATCGGAATTGTTTGCTGGTGTGATCGAACTTTGAAGTGAAATTCGATGCGGCTTGGCCATCAAACTTGAGGCTAAATGCTGCAGATAAGAAGGCGGCTTCTTGTTGAGTAACAATATGGCAGCAAGTGTGGAAGAAAGGATTCTTTTGCAGCAGAGCAGATCGATTAGGCAAAATGCATATTTCCTTTATTGTTGCCCTGTATTCCAGCAAGAACAAGAAGGATCTGATTTCTTTTTTATAAGATCTGCTTGTTAGAATACAAAGCTCTGGACAAGATTTCTAGATcaattttggatttgtattctctcTCGTTCTAGTCAACTAAATAATATGATGAATGAATTTGACTTGAGCTGATATCTCTGATTATaactaatttatttataaaattaataaatataagcaATTAAAAGTTAAATCAAATTTgagtttcattaatttaatgtTTATAAAGTCCattaaatttagtaaaatttCACTCAAACATGGCTAATTTCGTGTAATTAGTAATGTGTGTAATTAGTAATGTATAATTgcgcgcgcgcacacacacacacacacacacatatatatatatatatatatatatatatatatatatattgtaaattaaattgaattattttttaacaaaacTCAAAACTGAATATTCTTTATTCATTGGATTTTGAGAATCAATTTGttaatctatattatatataaatgaattttgagaattaatttgttaatcgaTATTCTATACTCAATGTAAATGTATGAAGGAAAACATTAGTTTTGTTCAAATTgctcttatttttaaaattaatcacaattaaatttttattattaaattaattttaaagtttatataagattaaaattatttaatttaagagttgatataaatttaaaatttttaatttaacttatatttaacttcaattacatataaaattttataaaaagtaattaactaaaataaaaaattaataaataaaaaataaaaaatattattaatctatctattaattaaaattatattttttattattgaaattaattttagagtttatataaatttaaaatttttaatcttacttatacttaacttcaactaaatataaaattttataagaaataattaactataatatgaaattaataaaacaaataaaaaaatattatttatctatctatttttttgaaaaatataaaaatacatatttataacaaTAGATAAATAATTCATCGTCAATAATGCATTTTAAAGCTAATGCATATAAATTCACCCCCTAGTACTATTTAGCGATAAAAATATGTTGCTAATAATTTTAGCAATTAGTGACTCTAAACATtatttttgctaatcttttagcaacaAATAGTTTGTCTAAATCCTTTAAAATGCCAATTATATACTATTCTATATTGTCTCTAATAGCTTTTAACGACAAAATATTTATCActaaatatctaataattttattttttaatattataataattaatatatattaaaattttaataaaatttctactttatactaaaaaaatatattataattcataatatagtaattttatattataatcctataagcattattaattcattaaaatttatttaatttattttaataaaattaataagtacatatatatatatacatttaattaaataaaaatttagtattaattacatattaaaattaagactttgaatttttaatcaaattcaagTAGGCGAATTACATTATTGgtcataaattaataattttttaaaattatttataatgataaaaatataactttaatcaaatttaaaatttatttttatatataaacaaatgttatttatttcatttttaataataataaaaataaataattttatattctcaaattattatttaatataataaattaaaaattaaattgcatagcaaattttaatgaaattattataattgtattttaattttgaataatatagataaaaagaataaaattaaacttATTTAGGTAAATAGAATGAAATTAAcacttattttataattttaataaaatcaattaaaatttaaataaaattaaaaaagtttttagaatttttttaataattagtcctattttcaaattaattttattctttatattaataaaatataataatttataaatatattaaaatttttaaaaattactatttacaaaaattatttagtctctatttaaataattaattgtttcaaataaaaataaattttaattttattttaaaatataacaaaagtatataatatcaaatttaaatacttattcatttcaaatttttatctatttatataatttttatattattatttaatacctaaatgactaaaaaaattaaaatctttatatatttcttcaattttaGACAAACatcttaattttatcaatttaatctaAATCTTTGATATTATTTTCACTTTTAACAATTAGCCTAATTGGATTACTTATTAACAAAAGTAATTCAAATATTTATATACATTATCAATATtagctaattttttatttttatatcaattttagTTGTTATTctcaaaataatataaaatattattttaattcatttatctattattttgaaaattataattacatatatttgagttttattatttgttcatatcttatttttaaatattttattttttatgcattaaatttgaaataaaatgatagaaaagatgtgaattaaaagtataagtagaaagaaagagggaaaaaaattaaaaatttagataataatattagatatattatttatttattattttttatcatcGTGAAGTTtggtaaaattaataaaaatactaaaattattgaatgtattaataaaactaaaaggagtagttaaaattgataataaataaaaaaatttaaattatttttgctaATTAATgagttaattttttaaattaaatttattattaaaattgaaaacattTAGCAAGGTTTATAgttaaatgatataattaaaattttttactaaaattgataattgatataaaagttttgattttttttgtcttttaactttatttaattatgtaaatataTGAGTATTTAGAGTTCtactaaataataaaattaatatatgatatataactataataatgtatttttaaattatataatttaacttttcaTCAATATATTTACCATATATACTTTTTTGttttaattacatttttttaatttttaatttaccttacatagaattatatatataaattaataaataataaaaattcattCAATCATTAACCTAATTTTTTACTTATAGTGTTGTATTTTtttgtaataattaattaataaatataaaaatatgaaaggAAGAATTTACTAAAtgatcaaattattttataattttttaatttacaataaataatattaaCATATTAAAATATTAGCCTTATTATATTTCTTATTTCAAAAATACTTGTAAAAATAACAATCCCAACTCATAAACAAATCTATTAATAGTAAATAATAATATGTAATTTAAAGGGTTAATATTATTTCTTATTTCAAAAATCTTGTAAAAACAACAATCCCAACTCATGAACAAATCTATTAATAGTAAATAATAATATGTAATTTAAAgggttaatattaaaaaatatattttttcaaacTTTTATAAGTATagctaatttttttaataattttagcatAGTTTTAAAAGTTTTGTTTTTCTTAATCTATAGTTAAAATTGagttaaatcagttaaaattatcataacctgaatttttaaaatataaattttatatttctatatagtattttaatattattttaatccaACTAATTCATAATTCTTGTAAAAACTTTCATTTAtgcatttttaatattatttttaaacatattttataaattatttaatagtctaattttaattgaaataattagttttataaatcaatataaaatcaattatcataatatattatttcattattttcaatCTTAGTTCTaagatttgattaaattgttattattattattattattattattattattattattattattattattattattgttgttgttgtaatTAGTTGTTGTATTTTACTTAAAAAtccaattttaattatttaatgcaATGTTGATttctcttgaaaaaaaaaaagaaaaaaaaatacaaaacacTATGCAGCAGGTCCCTCCCCcctaactctctctctctctcccctacTCCTTCTTCCTccctttcttttcctttattttttggtCATAACCCAAACAACCCATCGTCTGCCAAGTGTCCAACCGCTCCCATAGCAGCGCCAGCATCGACCAGCCATCCTTCAGCAGTCATGGATGCCAGCAAAGACTCCCATAGCCACAGGAATTAAGAGAGAGAGGGATGGACGTGCGTGTGAGGCAGCAACTTCCAAACCTCATTCCGACATTGGTCGGTGGTTGTTTCCGACAAGGCAAGGCCCGTTCAACTCCTGGCACAGCAAGCTTCAAGACCTGACCAGCCTCGCCTCTAATGGTGGCCGAAGAAAGAAGATTTGGCGAGAGAAAGATGAGAGAGAAATATATGGGTTTCACCCCTTTTTGGTCAAATTTTTGGTGATCCGATCGTTGGATTGAAAATTCGAGACCATCGTTGAACTCAAGGTAATGAAACCTTCGAGAACTCAAGGTAATGAAACCTTCGAGAACTCAAGGTAATGAAACCGTTGGACTAACCCTACTTTGATCGGACACCATTTGAAAAATGTGATTATCAAACGGTCTAAATcacttggtgagatttttgaCTTTTTTTGATGCCCTAAAATTTACtataattttgtgataaattttaataatttttgggcTTTGTTTAGGTGCGATTGGATCTGTAACAcccataatttttgaatttattattttgtaggtaaatattaatattttattttatttaaattttagaaaattatttaaaatttttcggattttataaATCtgattcgatttttcgaaaatataaaactttgataatttttaaaaattaatttaaagaccacgtggaaaaactaaaaatatatttggactctacgaatttatctgagttttctagaatttttttgaaatttttgggtatcgttttcggtcccaaggcaaagtaaaaatttaaaattttgtatcttgaatcagaCTGACCGATCGgatcggaccggatcggaccgatcgaatcggaccggcctttttttttcttcttctcccttCCGCCGCGCGCCCGACCTCTCTTCCTCtccctcccattttctctctcctccctcctccccatgccgcgccgccgccacccagtcctccccacctcgccgacgCGCCGCCCCAGCCTTCCCCCACTGCCGGCCGGCCTTCCAGGCGATTGAAAACGACTCGCGAAGAGGCACAACCCGCAGCTCTCCGTTTCGATCGATCTGGCCACCGATTGGGCCAagtcttgtgtcaaacaacatatacacctcgagagctttccatagacattaagaacactaaaatccatccagcgatttgcccaatttttatccggaaaattttagcccatttcgacttttgggctagatttctcgcaaaccgtgaaccccacgagaaaaccgagagtataagagcgctccactcgtcgagagcttcgcggtaatataaattttaaaatttttcgacaccgtttttcggtgggtcccacaaaactttgtagtatttttctgagcattaaatgagcttagaaaattccgtaaaaattatatactaacccccgtgtcgtGGGCTTCGTGTAGATACCTTCAATTGGCGAAAATTCGACGGTTGCCCGGGTCTGTGattttccggccagacagaccggctaccaaaaaagtcttggaattggattaagattttggctaccccatcgTTGTCAGACGTCATGAGCGTGTTCTcgaggtcggaatcggcatagataaacccgaaccttactttttcttaattttctagtgcttgaattggattaaaaatttataaaatattcgtggtagctcagaaaattataattctttttgcactagcttagtaataatgctaaggaccgcggggaaaagttttagaatttttagaactcatttagGTAGTTTTTGCGAGAGAgttaaattatgaggactaaactgtaattttacatattgtgattgatgactgtttagatgggcccaggaggggctgtgtgatgtgactgagttgtgggtgtatggcttgtgaatatagaagtgcattttaagccattttgcaggttgggtaggtcctaggtataggggagactctgccggatttttggcacgacttaggacatctttggtctttttcttagtttgtattgagtcaaatatactaaataattgtaataaaattgtcaggtgagccgggatagcctttctcctccgctcagccgccacagtgactgcagttaagtctgtgagtaaaatattaattttaattgtaatttcgatattattatatgttcaagcatacccatgtatcacttataaatatgtatccatgtagttaaactctaggcacgttttatgttgcattcacaactgttaaagtgccatgaatgttgttgtggtaatttggagcagtgtgcgtgagttggcgtgcgtgtggtatggtgttggctatggacaggacgggtaaacacgggttgagatcttcgctgggacctggtcctttggggtagacacggcttgagttctttgctgggacctcgatttggtttattaagcaaaagtccgacttgagttctttgctggcacaggttggattataggggatcagctcccatatatgtattgtttgaccttaatcgggtatgtgagtgctccagattatctttttgctgttatgatgtgaaaatattgatgatgttgcatttcactctacagggtgcattagctttagatagttatagagattatggttaaaattgatattttactctatgagtcgaacgctcactcctgttcattatttttccaggctacaggaggattattgttgtggttaacctgcttttcttcttcgcaggtcatttatttatgtttgtgtaattctgttaattcctagaatttttgcatgtgttttttttatttatttgatttgagtctgtaatataatttgccaggttggacctgtaaacttattatatgcatgtatgttggactggatgagggagttgagctcccatttgactttatgttattatgagtatgtggagggtgagctgagctccccaattgattatatattgtgtttacaggtcgggtgagtaaaaaactccccgttaaaaggtccattttatggccggactctgtctagttgaattcttgaaattgggcccaaatgggcattaaagttggattgaggaatagttaggcttactacgggcctcgggggctttaggctggcccatatcctagtgccggtccggcccataagttgggtcgtgacaggatCGATGATAGCTCACCAGCGTCCAAGATCGAGTTTTCAACCAGATCTGGTTGCTTAGTAGCTAGTCTCAGAATATAGTCAATATTATAGTCGATCCTAATATTTTCAAACGTTCTGAACATGTTCCAGATAGCGAAATTTGTAAAGGTAGTTTCGAACTTAAGTTATGTAATTTTTTACCTTGGTTAAGCTAGctgataaatttataaaatattcctgacctagtaaaattaagtaagataattttaattaatacaaggacACTGTAGAGGACATccaagaatatttttataatttttaaagtacTAAAATATTTACTTGGACTGTAGAGGAGTTAGAGACCAGAGCTGGAGTTTAGAGGATTGGACCTAGATTAGGATTTTAGTCGGCTCCGGATGGGCATTATAATTATTGTTGTGGGCTTGAGGCCCTGTTTTGTTGTTGCTAGTTAAATTTTCTTGCAGGAGGTTAGGTCCAGTTATAGGAGAAACtttatcaaaattttggcaaGATCTTAGGATTTATTTGATTCTAtggtttaaattaattatttaattttgtcagTCTTTTGATAGAGGTCAGTGTGTATATTTAGGTGATTGGTGCTGGCTGTCTTCTCCTTCTAGCTGGACCAGTTGCAGTCCGATCGACCAGTCTGTGAGTTGgtaattgattatttttgcaattttaatattaattatatatctggcatactcatacattttataaatatttaattaagcaCATGTGTAGTTAATAtattaggggcattttggttgctgcatatttaattattgctATTTATTTGTGATTGTCGCTTCGAGGATAATTTAGAGCTCTGTGCTTATatcggcgtgcgtgtggtgtgatattggatatggatatGATGGGTAGAAcggttggagcttgactcgctgggacctgatcctctttgtggataagtcagggtgagtacgactttgagttgatctcatgcttacaatatttttttttcgacctctcatacatagattaataatcactttcaagtttggtgttctaatatgttcaaacaatcaggtgcttgtacaacttagttttggtcatttcagagtgtgacacgtggcaccatgaaatggtgacacatgggattacacataagcttgccaaatgtttttaatcatgtaagatgactaaaatcaagattaaatataggtttgacacttggcacaatgtgattgggtcaattaaacctaaagctaatcaaagggtgacatgtggcaagggtgacatgtgttaacctagctatataagtgttgttatgaaaaagaaaaacaatcagcagccactcctctcctttgtcacgccattttgaggctctccatctattcttcttcatctctcatcaattcaaagagactagccatcaatctcttgaattaagaacactagaaattgtttctagtgtcctgtttacatctctaatctcttaaaaggcagaacttgaatttctaattaataaaaaaagctttagaagctgttcaagggctgccataggtgttcttggtgtggacaagctagagggacaacatttggtgtcctgaagacaaatctcaaaggcacagatacgctgcagtacatcaagaggttagtgtaatcgttcttgatttagtctagggttctaaaattaatctgattaattttaaaatcttaaatgacaaatatagatccaaaaacatattaaaagagttttaatatgttgtttatcattgaaatcaaatagataaaaataaatcttgcatgatgcatatgaccctaggtgaaaatttttgaattcaatggtataaacttgtgtttttcacgcttccattcctttaattggtatcagagccactatatttgacatttagattgatgtttatatgatttaattgtgtgtttgattatgagatcaaaagttcattgctggttgcaaagccaaggtggcggcacaaatgataaacaccatggtgcgcatggttgatgcaccacaatggtgtgcaaaggtaaatggatggtgaatgtgcaattgttgtatgatctaagatccattttatgtctaattaaattgtttaattagaatttttatcacacaattaaattatgattcaaatcagaattttaaaaattgtttgaatgtgattcaaatctcaattttaaaagttgtttgaatgtgattcaaatctgaatttttaaagttgtttgaatcatatttaaatctgattttttaaaattgattaaataaaattcagatctgattttttaaaaaatgtttgaatgtgattcaaatctgattttttaaaaaatgtttgaatgtgattcaaatatgaatttttaaagttgtttgaatgtgattcaaatctgaatttttaaatttgtttgaatgagattcaaatctgaatttttaaatttatttgaatcatattcaaatctggatttttaagttgaatatgaaatattcaatttaatttaagtatgtatgttttatttaattgttaaatagtgatatgcatgatggatgatcatggactataaaagaccaatgtgattggatttatttcttttatgtttctttgggattgtaaattaattaatttattttaatttattttgggcatgtattattaagtttgtaataatttttgggttgtaatttcatttatttaagttcttgtaaattcgccttggtatgccaaggattactatataatattggattgcaagaagttcaaggaggtcaagagcattggtgggaccagtgggaggaattcaagatcaagtgttgattatgtattccttcagcaactcttgtaaaatgaatgaatgaaatgcacctaggaatgccctgattcaattcttggtagctcagaattgaatcccttagaaagtccatgatcataccatatttattgcttatccatgaatgcatgagatgtatgggaatgtatgctattatatgatatatgcatgctaattggataatgtgcaaagtgagaccttaatagtaattagaatgaccataaaatcttccaaacaaatgattaagttggaaatgctataattaaagtaattataacataggccctccattggggaaattattttaagaaattttaaatagctgcatatgatgcaattaatttaagagattttcttaagaataattgttaagcatgagatgttgtaaatatgtcaatagtttggtggccaatattggatgtacctgaggacattaaaattatttgcataattactggctcattgggatcaacttaactaatgcaagataaatcaataatggatgtacctgagattttgagcattaggggctaggtaaaggattgaacctcacatgagatgtgatgggcaaggaattgctcacttatagtttattgtaattccaataatggatgtacctgaggatgatcaatagaattataagaattcaatcacccactagaaatccatccaactaggatttccattttctactttggaagtgtaggattcgctaagttagtgggaggaccaatttgattaaaagaccataatcattttggttaattacatgatacatttactaattaatctatttattttctgtagttaattttctaataaaaataagcacagaacaaccaccaccatccaatatccttgcaagcatacatgatcgcaataggttgacaggacctaatctgtctgattggctaagaaatttgaaacttgtcctgaaccttgaacatataggatatgttctagattcaaatgttcctggtccttacctccagaggccacacaagaggaacatgaaactttggataagtggaaggagcatgacataagagctaagtgttacatgcttgcttccatgagtaatga
The Hevea brasiliensis isolate MT/VB/25A 57/8 chromosome 18, ASM3005281v1, whole genome shotgun sequence genome window above contains:
- the LOC110662884 gene encoding F-box protein SKIP14, yielding MEKNLDFVGDDKTELVGGLLQDEGGEPHDALFFALGYLGVKDLLTTGRVCRSLRNAVRGDSLLWKSIHIDQPLSVKITDESLIKLTNRAQGIMECLSLVECIKITDNGLKEVLESNPKLTKLCVPGCVRLSVNSILFNLRVLKSAGTLRIKHLRIGGLSGVTEKQFEELKSILGADKHMQLKANKPRFYHLGRFYLSSDDDCAIDIETCPKCQKLRLVYDCPAESCQGKDQANQSCRACTMCIARCINCGSCIKDCDYEETFCLDFICLVCLKKLLSCQETTPEAKGTSSSGETVVPREMTYKFCFYGE